Part of the Spirochaeta cellobiosiphila DSM 17781 genome, TGATCCACCAACAAAGAGCATGGCTGTTTTACCTTCAGTATTTGGTCGAAGTTTGGCAACAGTTTCTTCTATTTGGATTGTTTCTTCTTTGATAACTTCTTCTACACGTTGTATTAACTCTTTATCATCAAAATACTCAGCTATCTTTCGGAGTGATTTGGCAGTAGATTCAGCACCAATGAAATTAACTTTCATCCAAGGGATCCCATACTTTGTTTCCATCATTTCAGCTACATAGTTGATAGATCGATGACACATTACAACATTTAGATCAGCAAAATGACTGTTGGCAAATGAGTTATAATGTGAGTTACCACTAAAAGTTGATACAAGAGTTAATCCTGCTTTTTCGAAGATTCTTTCTAACTCAAATGCATCACCACCAATGTTGTATTCACCAAGAATATTAACTTTGAATTTGCCTTCTGGTTCTTTATCCTGTGTACCAATAACATGTTTGAATAACTGGTTATTAGCAATGTGGTGACCAGCTGACTGGCTAACACCTTTGTAACCTTCACAAGAAAATCCAAAGACATTACAATCGCCTAATTCTGCTGTCATTTCACGTGCTACAGCATGAACATCATCACCAATCAACCCAACAGGACAAGTTGAGAATATCCCAATGGCTTTAGGATGAAATAAGTCATAAGCTTCTTGAACAGCTTTCCTTAGCTTCTTTTCCCCACCAAATACAATGTTTTGATCCTGCATATCAGTACTAAAACAGTAGTTCATGAAATTCTCTTCACTACCTTCAGCAGGTTTCGTTTGATTACGTCTTGTTAACCAGCTATAAAAACCACAGCCGATTGGACCATGTGTTAAGTTAATAATGTCACGAGTTGGTCCTAAAACTACCCCTTTACACCCAGCATAGGTACAACCTCGCTGAGTTATGATTCCAGGAACGGTACGTACGTTCGCCTGGATTTCCAAAGCTTTATCTTTGTTTCCATCATTGGTAACCATTGATTTCTTTCTTTTTCTTGCTACCTTAGTTGGATACTTTGCTAGAATCTCTTCTTTGATCAGCTCTGGAGCCGGAATGGTATGTTCACCCATTTGATTCTCCTTAGTCCAAGATATCATCACCGGTTTCACCGGTTCTGACTCTAGCGGCTTCGTGTATTGGTAACACGAAGATCTTCCCATCACCGGCATGGCCGGTTTTGTTAGTCTTAATGATGGTATCAACAACAGTTTTGACCTTCCCATCAGGAACAGTCACAGTCAAAAGCCTTTTAGGAACCAATCGGGGTCCTTGCCCTAATTGGTCTATGGCTTCCTGATACCCCTCTTTTGCACCGGCTAATATCCGGTAATCGACTTGACCTTTACCTCTACCCATCACACGACCAGTAGCAGTAAAGCTTGATATCCCTACAGCAGCTAAAGCCCGTTTGGTATCATTGATCTTGTTCATGCGAATGACTGCCATTACTTCTTTCATAGCATCACTCTTCTTCGGAAAGACCAGAAGAAATGGTATAAACTTCGTCCACAGGGCTCACGAAGATCTTCCCATCACCGAAGGCACCAGAAGCACTTGTCTTAGCTTCTTCCATTATGGTTTTAAGGACGAAATCCTTATCTTTGTCCTTAACTACGGTGAGAAGAAGTTCTTTAGGGAGTTCGTCATACACTACTTCTCCGACCTTTAATCCTCTTTGCTTTCCTCGACCAACAACACTTACTTTGGTTACGGCAGGATAACCTGCATCTAACAGAGCCGCCAAAACACTATCTGATTTTTCCGGCCGTACTATGGATCTAATCATTAACATTGGGCTTCTCCTGGTATTAGTTTGCAATTCCGTGCTTGATTAATAACTGTTCTAGTTCTTCTATTTCCAAAGGAGTTGGAACGACAAACATCTTATTTTGATCAATGGCATTAGCTAGAGTTCGATACTCATCAGCTTGAGGGTGTGTTGGGTTAAAATCAATTACAGTTTTTCTATTGATTTCCGCTTGTTGTACCATGTTATCTCTTGGTACAAAGTGAATCATTTGAGTACCTAATTTATCAGCAAGAGCCTTTATCATTTCATACTCATTATCTACTTTACGAGAGTTACAAATCAGACCACCTAATCGAACTCCACCTGCATCTGCATATTTAACAATACCTTTACAGATGTTGTTAGCAGCGTACATAGCCATCATCTCACCAGATACAACGATGTAGATTTCTTCTGCTTTACCTTCACGAATAGGCATTGCAAAACCACCACATACAACGTCCCCAAGAACATCATAAAATGTGTAATCTAGTTCTTGTTCATAAGCACCTAACTGTTCAAGTAAGTTGATGCTTGTGATAATACCTCGACCTGCACATCCAACACCTGGTTCTGGTCCACCAGACTCAACGCATCTGGAATCACCATATCCTGGTTTAATAACATCATCTAATTCTACGTCTTCACCTTCTTCTCGTAGGGTGTCTAGAACAGTTTTTTGTGCTAAACCACCAAGTAGAAGTCTTGTAGAATCCGCCTTTGGGTCACATCCTACTACCATGACCTTCTTACCCATTTCAGCAAGCCCAGCCACAGTATTCTGGGTAGTGGTAGATTTACCAATCCCACCTTTTCCGTAAATTGCTATTTTTCTCACGGCACTATCCTCCTTACGAACGGCTAACGTTCCATACCAAAACTATTGCAGGAGCTGTGCCAAACTTATGATTTGAGTCAAAGGGATACAGTTTTTCCCCTTTTTAACAAAATCGTGACAAATTCATCTGTTTTTATTAGAAAAGGATATATTATGTTTTTTATAACCATTACTACTGAGTAAATTCACTAAGACCTTATGACGTAAATGTAAATTTATGTGAATTAAGAGGTTTTCCATAGATAAGCATAACTTTATGCCTCAATTATCTCCATAAAGGCTAAAAGTATCTTCAACTAGAATAAGGATAACTAACAGAATTGTAAAAAACGGAACTATAACCGGAATTTATGCAGTTTTTACATAGAAAAGCATTTCGGGGTTGGTCTTGTCAAAACCGAATTTGTGATAAAGTTTTTGGGCATAAAGATTATCTTTACGTACCTCAAGGGAAATCTTGACAGCATCCTGATCTTTGGCCCAAATAAGGAAATGTTCAAATAAGTAACTTCCATTTCCCAGACGTCTATAATCAGGATGGATATAGAAATCATGTATATTATATGCCTTGCCTCCAAGAAATGTAGAATACACCTCAAAGGCAAGGATAAAACCAATTGGTTCACTACAGTGACAGGAAAAGAAACCTTTTATGTGGAGCATGGAAGATAGATCTGCCAAGATCCTACTTTTCTTCTCTTTTGTAAGAACAGGGAGTCCTCCCATAGGATCTAACATATAACCTTCAAGTAAACTCAAGAAATCGATTTGATCTTTGCTATTATTAAAATCAATTTTCCTGAAATTACTCATACCATTAATCCTTGTTAGGGTTTCTATAAATCCTATAATCTATATCGTATTTTTTTAATCGCAATCCTAACTTACGATAAGATAGACCTAAAACATCGGACGCTTTACTTACATTTCCATTTGCCTTTTTCAATTCTTCAATAATAAGTTCATACTCAATAGCATCTAAAGTTGTTTCTAGATTTCCCTTAAAATGTGTTGATGCGGGATGGCTGGTCTGAAGCGTTGGTGGTAAATCATAACCATGAATAGTGTCAGAATCTGCTAATATCACAGCACGCTCTAAACAATTTTCCAACTCACGTACATTTCCCGGCCAATGATAGCTCATGAGCATATCAATGGCAGCTGTAGATATTCTCCGGATGTTTTTTCCTAGTTTATCAGAATATTTCTTTATAAAAAAATCAGCTAATAACGGAATATCTGTTTTTCGATCTCGCAATGAAGGGACAGTTATAGGAAAAACATTGAGTCGATAATAGAGATCTTCCCTAAATTCCCCTTTTTGTACTAAGGATTCTAGGTTTTTATTCGTTGCAGCCACAATACGTACATCACAAGTTAAACTTTGATCAGATCCAACTGGCTGAAATTCATGTTCCTGCAAGATACGCAATAATTTAGTTTGGACATTCAAACTGAGCTCACCAACTTCATCCAGGAATAAGGTGCCACCTTCTGCTAACATAAAGCGCCCAAGCCTTTTATTGATTGCTCCAGTAAAGGCACCCTTTTCATGACCAAACAATTCGGATTCAACCATACTTTCAGGCAAGGCAGCACAGTTAAAGCGAATAAAAGGTCCTGATGTACGATAACTTGCTGCATAAATAGAATGAGCTACTAACTCTTTTCCTACACCACTTTCACCTAATATAAGAGTAGTAGTATCTGTAGGTGCTATTTTTTGAATAAGGTAGAAGACATCCCGCATACCCTTAGCATTACCAATAATATTATCAGGATGAAATTGCTCAAGGAGTTGAGAATGTAATCGCTGGTTTTCATCACGCAACTTTAGATTTTCTTCATGTATTGATCTATGAAGTCTTACGGCACGAGCTATCATAGGTGTGATAATGCTTAATATTTTTTGATCTGTTTCTAGGGTTTCCTGACCAGCTTTATTCCGATACGCACTTAACGTTCCCAGAACTTCTTTGCCATAACAAATAGGAACGCATAAAAAGGATTGATCATCCGATCCTATACCTGTTTTGTTGAGGAATCTAGAATCCTTAGCTACATCAGGAACAATAACGGGTTTACCCGTCTCAACAACTTCCCCTGTGATGCCTTCACCAAGTCGATAAACTCCTCTGGCTTGCTCCTCTTCGGTCATGCCAAATGATTCCTCAGTGAATATGGCACCATTTTCCCTATTTAAAATAGTCAACATACCTCTAGTAAGACCAAGATAATCTTTCATAACCATAAGAACGGGAGTGAAAACTTCTGATATTTCCTCCTCCCGACTCAAAGCTTCAGATACTTTATGAAGTAAATCGACTACCTTTGATGCATCATTTTCAACATTAAGCAGTGACGGCATGACTTAGGGTGTCCTTGAAGTGCTTGTATATGTCAAGAATCTCCTTATTTTCTAGATAAGAGTGTTTAACTTCAGAAGTTTCCCTTATTTGAGGTAGCATAGCCAAAGCCTCTTCCCTAGTTATAAAAACTCCTTGATCACTTAATATTCTTTGGACCATAAAAGAACCTGAATGGCTTCCAACAACAAAACTATGCCCATCATAACCAAACTCTTTAGGGTCTAGTTCACAAAAAGTTCTGTCATCCTGTAATAATCCATGGCCATGGACACCAGATTCGTGGGTAAATACATTAACCCCTGTAATAGGATTACACATATTTCGATCAAAACCTGATAACTCTTTGAATGTACTTGCTAGAGTTGGTAATGCTTTTCTACTTACAGATGTAAAATAATTACCTTGATAAGGTAGTGCTGTAACAACTTCTTCAAGACTAGCATTACCCGCACGTTCGCCTACACCACTGATTGTAACACTAATCTCTTTGGCACCGCCCTCTACAGCAGCTAAGCTATTAGCAGTAGCCAATCCTAAATCGTTGTGACCATGAAACTCTAGAATTGCTTTGGTATTTACGTGAAGCTTTTCAAAGAGCTCTTTTATTTGATCAGGAGTGGAAATTCCTACAGTATCAGCAATTCTTACACGATTAACGCCTGCGGCATCCGCTCGATGAACAAATTGTTTGAGATCATGTAAGGAAGCTCTGGTAGCATCCATAGCACCAAGACTAACATAGTCAAAGTGAACCCTGGCTAAAGCGACTAGTTCCGGTATTGTATCCAGAACCCATTTCCAATCCTTTTCATATAGTTTTAATTGTATATCGGAGACAGGAAAAGCGATGTGAATACTAGATACATTTGAACGTGCAGCTTCCAAGATATCCTCTTTTCTTGCACGGCACCATGCAGTAACACGTACATTGGGGATATCATGTTTTAAACTTCTCAAAAAACGGATTTCCTGTTTATCCATAATGGGAATACCAGCTTCCAACTCATTAACACCTGCTTCTGCTAACATTCTAGCAATAGCTTTTTTCTCTGAATGGTTTAAAGAAACACCTGGGGCTTGAAGCCCATCTCTGAGGGTACTATCAATTATCCATAATTGCTCGTATTTGTTCATAGTTCTGCCTCCACAAACAAATATGCAATATATATGCCAAAGCACAATTAAAAATATATTAATAAATAATTCTTTTTGTAACAAATAAATAATCACACAAATATAGAAATTACATCTAAAACAAAAAAACTACACAAACTACAATTAACAACAATTTTGTATGGTTTTTATGTATTATCTACATTCCTGATCTATCTATCTTTATAAAATGGTAGGAATAGTTCTACATAATAGAAAAATAGATATTCACAATTAACATTAATGTAAAAACAACCGTTTTACCTCATCTTATATTTCCTTACCGGATCAATACTTATTATTTTCCAAGCATTGGCATGATTAATGCTTTTATTAATTAGGAGGTAACATATGAGCGATAACACAGGAACAAACTATCTTAAAACCATAGAAAAGAGTCTTGAGTCTCAAAAGTTCTCAAATGATTTTCTATGGGATTTACTTTTTATGGCCTTAGAAAGTTTGTCCACTAGTTACTATACTGATCCCATGGATGTCCCCCATCATTTAACAGGTAAAATAATGGGAATACGAGAAAAAGGGTTCATTGATGCCTATCAAGAAGAGGTCTTACTTACAATGAGTAGAACGAGTGCATGTTGTTCCACAAAACCTAATTATATCAATCTTGATTTCGCCCAATGTTTTGAAGCTGTTAAATCACTCCGGAGGGAATCTAATGTTCACTAAAATCGAAGTACCTAAAGATTATGAAGTTTGGGCAGATCAAAGTTACCATAAAATACAAAGGCATTTAAAAGATAAAGGAATAGAATTCTTTGAAGATCTTTTATTGGACTGGATAGCAGCTCCTTATTTTTCTCTATGGAAAGGAAAAAACAAAGAAGGAATCATTTGGGTTCTTCATAATGACCTAGCCACAGATGCCTTTGTTGACAAAGATATGATACAAACTCGCCAAGCGTTAGCATTCTACGCTTATCGGTGGATTAATTGCAGTGACTTAAAAATATATAATGATTTAACAGCTGAAAAAGGTATCTCAGAGATTAACCTTTATGGAAGCATATCATCATTAGGTAAAGTTTTGAGCGAAACAGTAGAAGACCCAGAATTATGGGAAGAAGAGGAATAGTGTAGAAAGCTTCAAGGATAGCCTTTGAAGCTCCTCTTTCTATAATTCTTCTAACATTCCATCCTCTTCAAATAATGCATGTTTAGAAATTGCCAAGCTTTCCATCAATTCATCAATACTTCTCTTAACCTGTTCACTCATTGGTTCAAATTGCACTCCGTAACTGACAGGTAAAAACCCCGACCCCTCTTTTTTTACCCACCTGACTTTTCCTTTTACAACAATATGAGATTCTTCCTTACGAAATAAGCGGGGTAAAACTAATTTGAATTTTTTTACTGAACCTTCTTCTTCCATTTTATCCGATAAAATCATCATCCCTCCTGGAGACAAATCTCCTATAAAGCCGACATGAGACATATCTTCATCCACTATTTCAAGATTATACATAAGACGATGCCTAACGGCTCTTCGACCATTACGGAATTTCAGACTTTCCTCATCTAGTTCAAAAGTTCTAATAAAAATTGCTAATTCTTCACCGCCTACTTTTAAAAACTGTGATAACTCAGCAAGCATAACAGAAACATCAGCCTGGTGTTGTGCATTTTTAGAAGCTTCAGTGATACCTGCCTGTATCTCTGCATAACCAGATATCTGGTTTTTAAGTTTAGTCCCTGCCTCAATAGAAGAATGATGAGTCTTTTCTCCATATCTAATCAAATCCTGCATCTTTCCAATTTGAGTATAAAGCTCCTTATTAACCTGGGCTGCCACTTCATGGATTTCATCAACATAGGAAATCAACTCAACATAACTATCATTTGATCTAGCAGACCATTCTTTGAGCTCCTTTGCCGTAGATTCCCAGTTGACGATAGTATTTTGTACTCTTTTATTAGATTCACTTAACTGTTCTATTGTCTGAGAGACATCACTAATAGCATTTTGTGCAGTACCAGCAAGGCCATGCATTTCTTTTGCTATAACACCAAAACCTTTACCAGACGACCCCGCACGCGCAGCCTCTACAGCGGCATTAATGGCTAATGTATGAATATTCTCTGCAATTTCATCAATACTAGATAAGGTTTTAGCAACATGAGTGGTTTCACTTAATACTGATTGAACACTATTAGATATATCTACCATGCTTTTAGTTATCTCTTCTGAATACTTTGCATTCTTCTCAATACTTTCTTTACCAATTGATAAAGATTGAGATGAGGCTAGGGTTTTATCATCAAGGGCTTTCATCTCATCTATGAGGGTATCATTTTGTTCAACAAAACTTTGAAAAGTATGATGACTTAATTGAGCATGCTGTACTAAATCATCCATCAAACTGGTCATTCCATTTAATTCTGATTCAAAGGTATCTATTTTTTGCAGTACTTCTTTCATAAATAAAGCTTGTTCAGAAGATTGCTCTGTTAATTGTTTTGAGGAAAAATTCATATCTGTGGAAAAAAAAGTAAACTTAACTGC contains:
- the nifD gene encoding nitrogenase molybdenum-iron protein alpha chain; its protein translation is MGEHTIPAPELIKEEILAKYPTKVARKRKKSMVTNDGNKDKALEIQANVRTVPGIITQRGCTYAGCKGVVLGPTRDIINLTHGPIGCGFYSWLTRRNQTKPAEGSEENFMNYCFSTDMQDQNIVFGGEKKLRKAVQEAYDLFHPKAIGIFSTCPVGLIGDDVHAVAREMTAELGDCNVFGFSCEGYKGVSQSAGHHIANNQLFKHVIGTQDKEPEGKFKVNILGEYNIGGDAFELERIFEKAGLTLVSTFSGNSHYNSFANSHFADLNVVMCHRSINYVAEMMETKYGIPWMKVNFIGAESTAKSLRKIAEYFDDKELIQRVEEVIKEETIQIEETVAKLRPNTEGKTAMLFVGGSRAHHYQELFNELGMKTLAAGYEFGHRDDYEGREIIPDIKVDADSRNIEEIKVEKSDEEFRDYTKSDKLEWSEYGGMMRDMESGSLVIDDISHYETEKLIEAYKPDIFCAGIKEKYVVQKSGVPLKQLHSYDYGGPYAGFVGAINFYKDIERMVTTRVWDLVEAPWEKSTQVEAQYAAG
- a CDS encoding P-II family nitrogen regulator, which translates into the protein MKEVMAVIRMNKINDTKRALAAVGISSFTATGRVMGRGKGQVDYRILAGAKEGYQEAIDQLGQGPRLVPKRLLTVTVPDGKVKTVVDTIIKTNKTGHAGDGKIFVLPIHEAARVRTGETGDDILD
- a CDS encoding P-II family nitrogen regulator, with the protein product MLMIRSIVRPEKSDSVLAALLDAGYPAVTKVSVVGRGKQRGLKVGEVVYDELPKELLLTVVKDKDKDFVLKTIMEEAKTSASGAFGDGKIFVSPVDEVYTISSGLSEEE
- the nifH gene encoding nitrogenase iron protein, which gives rise to MRKIAIYGKGGIGKSTTTQNTVAGLAEMGKKVMVVGCDPKADSTRLLLGGLAQKTVLDTLREEGEDVELDDVIKPGYGDSRCVESGGPEPGVGCAGRGIITSINLLEQLGAYEQELDYTFYDVLGDVVCGGFAMPIREGKAEEIYIVVSGEMMAMYAANNICKGIVKYADAGGVRLGGLICNSRKVDNEYEMIKALADKLGTQMIHFVPRDNMVQQAEINRKTVIDFNPTHPQADEYRTLANAIDQNKMFVVPTPLEIEELEQLLIKHGIAN
- a CDS encoding GNAT family N-acetyltransferase, with product MSNFRKIDFNNSKDQIDFLSLLEGYMLDPMGGLPVLTKEKKSRILADLSSMLHIKGFFSCHCSEPIGFILAFEVYSTFLGGKAYNIHDFYIHPDYRRLGNGSYLFEHFLIWAKDQDAVKISLEVRKDNLYAQKLYHKFGFDKTNPEMLFYVKTA
- a CDS encoding sigma-54-dependent Fis family transcriptional regulator, which produces MPSLLNVENDASKVVDLLHKVSEALSREEEISEVFTPVLMVMKDYLGLTRGMLTILNRENGAIFTEESFGMTEEEQARGVYRLGEGITGEVVETGKPVIVPDVAKDSRFLNKTGIGSDDQSFLCVPICYGKEVLGTLSAYRNKAGQETLETDQKILSIITPMIARAVRLHRSIHEENLKLRDENQRLHSQLLEQFHPDNIIGNAKGMRDVFYLIQKIAPTDTTTLILGESGVGKELVAHSIYAASYRTSGPFIRFNCAALPESMVESELFGHEKGAFTGAINKRLGRFMLAEGGTLFLDEVGELSLNVQTKLLRILQEHEFQPVGSDQSLTCDVRIVAATNKNLESLVQKGEFREDLYYRLNVFPITVPSLRDRKTDIPLLADFFIKKYSDKLGKNIRRISTAAIDMLMSYHWPGNVRELENCLERAVILADSDTIHGYDLPPTLQTSHPASTHFKGNLETTLDAIEYELIIEELKKANGNVSKASDVLGLSYRKLGLRLKKYDIDYRIYRNPNKD
- a CDS encoding homocitrate synthase/isopropylmalate synthase family protein yields the protein MNKYEQLWIIDSTLRDGLQAPGVSLNHSEKKAIARMLAEAGVNELEAGIPIMDKQEIRFLRSLKHDIPNVRVTAWCRARKEDILEAARSNVSSIHIAFPVSDIQLKLYEKDWKWVLDTIPELVALARVHFDYVSLGAMDATRASLHDLKQFVHRADAAGVNRVRIADTVGISTPDQIKELFEKLHVNTKAILEFHGHNDLGLATANSLAAVEGGAKEISVTISGVGERAGNASLEEVVTALPYQGNYFTSVSRKALPTLASTFKELSGFDRNMCNPITGVNVFTHESGVHGHGLLQDDRTFCELDPKEFGYDGHSFVVGSHSGSFMVQRILSDQGVFITREEALAMLPQIRETSEVKHSYLENKEILDIYKHFKDTLSHAVTA
- a CDS encoding DUF4826 family protein; this encodes MFTKIEVPKDYEVWADQSYHKIQRHLKDKGIEFFEDLLLDWIAAPYFSLWKGKNKEGIIWVLHNDLATDAFVDKDMIQTRQALAFYAYRWINCSDLKIYNDLTAEKGISEINLYGSISSLGKVLSETVEDPELWEEEE
- a CDS encoding methyl-accepting chemotaxis protein, which codes for MHMKLKPYYQRAERFKEGKGDFKRIKEAQKASGLLARLIRPYIELLEKLNEDLFLIKESAVKFTFFSTDMNFSSKQLTEQSSEQALFMKEVLQKIDTFESELNGMTSLMDDLVQHAQLSHHTFQSFVEQNDTLIDEMKALDDKTLASSQSLSIGKESIEKNAKYSEEITKSMVDISNSVQSVLSETTHVAKTLSSIDEIAENIHTLAINAAVEAARAGSSGKGFGVIAKEMHGLAGTAQNAISDVSQTIEQLSESNKRVQNTIVNWESTAKELKEWSARSNDSYVELISYVDEIHEVAAQVNKELYTQIGKMQDLIRYGEKTHHSSIEAGTKLKNQISGYAEIQAGITEASKNAQHQADVSVMLAELSQFLKVGGEELAIFIRTFELDEESLKFRNGRRAVRHRLMYNLEIVDEDMSHVGFIGDLSPGGMMILSDKMEEEGSVKKFKLVLPRLFRKEESHIVVKGKVRWVKKEGSGFLPVSYGVQFEPMSEQVKRSIDELMESLAISKHALFEEDGMLEEL